One genomic segment of Paenibacillus xylanexedens includes these proteins:
- a CDS encoding DUF58 domain-containing protein — MKPLLRTVNRGLRHPRVWSIAMVWMCCLAYVLFQGGKTSLMLLSMVTLLCVYLAIAGFSGVRRAQGVRRLSSGPDHEELLHAGDQVQVQLSLTIPGFLPLPYVVVREMLHRHNGESWSFKESLIPNMRGNGELSFQTPPLERGKYVFSETECASEDIFGLIEHRGKFKAKGEFRVLPRTVFIPYWQLYDRKSRLSGPQTALTRSRRETTQINGVRDYVYGDRLSRIHWNATAKTGNWKSKEFEHESVPKTVLVLDALASSYDHGDAFEIAVSTAASLLEYGVRERMGMGLLTLSDQTSFMAPSESLMERQKMMHHLVDIQYNGQDTHLLPSVERIARQLPQGAYFVVISPQKDEKIMELLRWADTRGMTPCHILIDTSESRRSAEWNAMLSGRGTRSFTVSHLQELPTVMGGGSV, encoded by the coding sequence ATGAAGCCGCTTTTGAGAACAGTTAATAGAGGGTTACGCCACCCACGCGTATGGAGCATCGCAATGGTGTGGATGTGCTGTCTGGCTTATGTTTTGTTTCAGGGCGGGAAGACATCCCTTATGTTGCTGTCGATGGTGACCCTGCTCTGTGTGTATCTTGCCATTGCTGGATTTAGCGGGGTAAGACGTGCTCAAGGAGTTCGTAGGTTATCTTCTGGTCCAGACCACGAAGAATTGCTGCATGCGGGTGACCAGGTTCAAGTACAGCTGAGTCTGACGATTCCGGGATTCCTCCCGCTTCCTTATGTTGTTGTGCGTGAAATGCTGCATCGGCATAACGGAGAATCGTGGTCGTTCAAGGAAAGTTTGATTCCCAATATGCGAGGTAATGGCGAGTTGTCTTTTCAGACACCGCCACTTGAGCGGGGGAAGTATGTTTTTTCAGAAACGGAATGTGCCAGCGAGGACATATTTGGACTGATTGAACATCGAGGAAAGTTTAAGGCCAAAGGTGAGTTTCGCGTACTGCCAAGAACGGTATTTATTCCATATTGGCAGCTTTACGACCGCAAATCACGGTTATCCGGTCCTCAGACGGCGTTAACCCGCTCACGGAGAGAGACCACTCAGATCAATGGTGTACGTGACTACGTATACGGAGATCGACTTTCCCGCATTCACTGGAATGCAACGGCAAAGACAGGGAACTGGAAGTCCAAGGAGTTTGAACATGAGTCTGTGCCCAAAACCGTTCTGGTTTTGGATGCGCTGGCATCAAGTTATGATCATGGGGATGCATTTGAAATTGCCGTTTCCACGGCTGCCTCTCTGCTGGAGTATGGTGTCAGGGAACGAATGGGGATGGGGTTATTGACATTGTCAGACCAGACATCCTTCATGGCCCCCAGTGAAAGTCTGATGGAACGACAGAAGATGATGCATCATCTGGTGGATATTCAATATAACGGTCAGGATACCCATCTGTTGCCCAGCGTGGAAAGAATCGCACGTCAACTGCCTCAGGGAGCTTACTTTGTCGTGATTTCTCCCCAGAAGGATGAAAAAATAATGGAACTGTTGCGCTGGGCCGATACGCGGGGCATGACGCCATGTCATATTCTGATCGATACCAGTGAATCCCGCCGGAGTGCCGAGTGGAATGCCATGTTGAGTGGAAGAGGCACGAGGTCATTCACTGTTTCTCACTTGCAGGAGCTTCCAACGGTGATGGGGGGAGGTTCTGTATGA
- a CDS encoding DUF4129 domain-containing transglutaminase family protein, with protein sequence MSTKGNESVTGKRSWYHAASLLWIFLIGMQWISFTQESWYTETTSLVLWTLAAVSVLEVILPFKTIYRAIIKAVVVGYILHKTLIDYTVYIPYGSLTDRAEQFILHMTPYIWFSLCAWVMLEAALRLVTTTRRILVFLGVNIISMGILDSFTQIPLWIEIAWVMFAGMGWLVCQHFRNYQLQYPQGWKRIIRYPYKVLANIAIIFSLIIVASVNMPEIPPTLTDPYTAWRNYTGTSTSQAGNGNLDIPSATESGYSREDNQLGGGFNFDYTPVMSVTTNERSYWRGETRAEYTGTGWDDRGRGSTENVQAGQPLENQESGNVNTKQVTQNVTMLNDNVYPILFGAYSISEVSSINGEDRTERMLWNAKQAELHVVTDRQQPQYPKTYTIVSEAPVIVEDELRTKSFEDLYNSNPADDMYLQLPSRFPDRVSDLAAEITASANTPYEKVALLQNYLQTNFEYTNNPDLSRKVSSDFVEGFLFDIMEGYCDYFSTALVMMARSEGIPARWVKGYAPGQLSLNSDMQAPRQPGAEIETTYTVTNADAHSWAEVYFGEYGWIPVEATPGFDMPLLTEQPDVQPVDEPEEEPEEEPVQEEEQTPAPEQTSSAIPTFVIWAAGAIIVLWVAYMFWRNRFSMRFFLLRLRTGGPLTPEQKVVAETERWIQYVKRKGLTRSGDETLRESVARWSQAKPAAEATLYELLTKFEQTRYSPASVTADDWKGVYQTALKLRKELKAERA encoded by the coding sequence ATGAGTACAAAAGGAAATGAAAGTGTTACAGGCAAACGATCCTGGTATCATGCAGCGTCATTGCTCTGGATTTTCCTGATTGGAATGCAGTGGATTTCATTTACGCAGGAATCGTGGTACACGGAGACAACTTCTCTGGTGTTATGGACACTTGCAGCGGTCAGTGTGCTGGAGGTCATTCTGCCCTTCAAAACGATCTATCGGGCGATCATCAAGGCGGTCGTTGTTGGTTACATTTTGCATAAAACGCTAATTGATTATACGGTGTACATCCCTTATGGCTCTTTAACGGACCGAGCGGAACAATTCATATTACACATGACGCCGTACATCTGGTTCTCCCTGTGTGCATGGGTGATGCTTGAAGCTGCGCTTCGACTCGTGACCACAACACGTCGCATTCTTGTTTTTCTGGGTGTTAACATCATTTCGATGGGGATTCTCGATTCTTTCACCCAGATTCCACTCTGGATTGAAATCGCGTGGGTGATGTTTGCGGGGATGGGATGGCTCGTATGTCAGCATTTCCGTAACTATCAGCTTCAGTATCCACAAGGTTGGAAACGAATCATCCGGTATCCTTATAAAGTCCTGGCCAATATTGCCATTATCTTTTCTTTGATTATTGTAGCCAGCGTTAATATGCCGGAGATTCCACCCACCTTGACGGACCCATATACGGCGTGGCGTAACTATACCGGAACTTCCACAAGTCAGGCTGGTAACGGAAACCTTGATATTCCCTCAGCTACCGAATCGGGATACAGCAGGGAAGACAATCAGCTTGGTGGAGGTTTTAACTTCGACTATACCCCTGTCATGTCTGTCACGACCAATGAGCGCAGTTACTGGCGCGGTGAGACACGTGCAGAGTATACAGGCACAGGTTGGGATGACCGTGGACGGGGTTCGACAGAGAATGTTCAAGCTGGACAGCCTCTGGAGAACCAAGAATCCGGTAATGTGAATACCAAACAAGTGACTCAGAATGTAACGATGCTGAATGATAATGTCTATCCGATTCTCTTTGGTGCTTATTCGATCTCGGAAGTGAGCTCAATTAATGGTGAGGACAGAACGGAACGGATGTTGTGGAATGCTAAACAGGCTGAACTGCATGTGGTGACAGACCGTCAGCAACCGCAGTATCCCAAGACGTATACTATCGTATCCGAAGCCCCAGTGATTGTGGAAGATGAGCTTCGTACGAAGTCATTTGAAGATCTGTATAACAGTAATCCGGCAGATGATATGTACTTGCAGTTACCATCCCGTTTCCCTGACCGGGTTTCGGATCTGGCGGCCGAGATAACGGCATCTGCGAATACTCCGTATGAAAAAGTGGCATTACTGCAAAACTATTTACAAACTAACTTTGAATACACAAACAATCCGGATTTATCTCGAAAAGTAAGCAGCGACTTTGTGGAAGGTTTCCTGTTTGATATCATGGAAGGCTACTGTGATTACTTCTCCACTGCGCTGGTGATGATGGCGCGCTCGGAGGGCATTCCTGCAAGGTGGGTTAAAGGTTATGCGCCGGGACAACTGTCCCTGAATTCGGACATGCAGGCCCCACGTCAACCTGGTGCGGAGATTGAGACGACCTACACCGTTACCAATGCAGATGCACACTCCTGGGCAGAGGTTTACTTTGGTGAGTATGGTTGGATTCCTGTTGAAGCAACGCCGGGCTTTGATATGCCTCTGCTGACGGAACAGCCTGATGTACAACCTGTAGATGAGCCTGAAGAAGAGCCAGAAGAGGAGCCGGTACAAGAGGAAGAGCAGACCCCTGCACCTGAGCAGACATCGTCTGCCATCCCGACTTTTGTTATCTGGGCTGCAGGAGCCATTATTGTATTGTGGGTAGCATATATGTTCTGGCGTAATCGTTTCTCCATGCGATTCTTCCTGCTTCGTTTACGGACAGGTGGACCGCTCACCCCTGAACAGAAGGTCGTGGCAGAGACCGAGCGTTGGATTCAGTATGTGAAACGCAAAGGGTTGACCCGGAGCGGAGACGAGACACTTCGTGAATCGGTAGCCCGCTGGAGCCAGGCAAAACCTGCTGCAGAAGCAACATTGTATGAGCTTCTCACGAAGTTTGAACAGACTCGTTACAGTCCGGCGTCCGTAACTGCCGACGACTGGAAGGGCGTCTATCAGACCGCCTTGAAGCTGCGGAAGGAACTGAAAGCGGAACGGGCATAG